In Micromonospora sp. NBC_01813, the following are encoded in one genomic region:
- a CDS encoding type II secretion system F family protein, which produces MSRPAQSWMRRRRVLAAAAGPMGRVVTAGPMGRAVVATQASGHSSGRTAPAPAASRSHALAARLQTLTARLAAGPARLWHDAQRSPGRTVVAAVVSGGLLAGWFGGVVAGLVIAAYVWLGVRALLASRGAHRRQALRVRQLDALAALAADLRAGLPTGQPALPGSAGESADGRLDRLATAAVRLAERTGAPLAELIERIETDARALDRAREAAAAQAAGSRVTAWLLAGLPAGGIALGYGIGVDPLAVLLRTPIGAACALGAVALQITGLIWTERLNKAPEGAG; this is translated from the coding sequence GTGAGCAGGCCGGCCCAGTCGTGGATGCGCCGCCGCCGGGTGCTGGCCGCCGCCGCTGGGCCAATGGGCCGCGTCGTTACCGCTGGGCCAATGGGCCGCGCCGTCGTTGCCACCCAGGCATCGGGCCACTCCTCGGGCCGCACGGCCCCCGCACCAGCGGCGTCGCGGTCGCACGCGTTGGCAGCCCGGCTCCAGACGCTGACGGCCCGGCTGGCGGCAGGGCCGGCCCGGCTCTGGCACGACGCACAGCGCAGTCCTGGTCGGACCGTTGTCGCTGCCGTCGTCAGTGGCGGCCTGCTCGCCGGGTGGTTCGGCGGGGTGGTGGCGGGCCTCGTGATCGCCGCGTACGTCTGGCTCGGTGTCCGGGCGCTGCTCGCCAGCCGGGGCGCACACCGGCGGCAGGCGCTGCGCGTCCGGCAGCTCGACGCACTGGCGGCACTCGCCGCCGACCTGCGCGCAGGGCTGCCGACCGGGCAGCCGGCGTTGCCCGGCTCGGCGGGGGAATCCGCTGACGGCCGGCTCGACCGGTTGGCAACGGCGGCGGTCCGGTTGGCGGAGCGGACGGGAGCCCCACTGGCGGAGCTGATCGAGCGGATCGAGACCGACGCGCGGGCGCTGGACCGGGCGCGGGAGGCGGCCGCCGCCCAGGCAGCGGGCTCCCGGGTGACCGCCTGGCTGCTGGCTGGTCTGCCGGCCGGCGGGATCGCCCTCGGGTACGGCATCGGCGTGGACCCGCTGGCGGTGCTGCTCCGCACGCCGATCGGTGCGGCCTGTGCGTTGGGTGCCGTCGCCCTGCAGATCACCGGCCTGATCTGGACGGAACGGTTGAACAAGGCACCCGAGGGAGCCGGCTGA
- a CDS encoding type II secretion system F family protein, whose amino-acid sequence MAGRRAVPAQRGGGPITAIAARRRLRRLFGVPDTPAGTQRLVRPVAVLAGVAVLVLGGGWVFVPVGLAVAVGLDRLLRRIEPPGARRQRLREAADLPLAADLLAAALRAGAPVDGAGVAVAEAVAGPLGVRLGRVARALRLGAEPADAWQPLAEVPAGERIGAAAIRSAASGAALAGALARVADDLRAGRSAAAEAQARRAGVLIVLPLGLCFLPAFILAGLVPVIVAVLGDVL is encoded by the coding sequence ATGGCCGGCCGTCGGGCGGTCCCGGCGCAGCGGGGCGGCGGCCCGATCACAGCGATCGCCGCTCGTCGGCGGCTCAGGCGGTTGTTCGGGGTGCCCGACACGCCAGCTGGGACGCAACGCCTGGTCCGGCCGGTCGCGGTGCTCGCCGGGGTCGCGGTGCTGGTGCTCGGCGGCGGTTGGGTCTTCGTCCCGGTGGGCCTCGCGGTCGCCGTGGGCCTGGACCGGCTGTTGCGGCGGATCGAGCCGCCGGGGGCGCGTCGGCAGCGGCTGCGGGAAGCGGCCGACCTGCCGCTGGCCGCCGACCTGTTGGCGGCGGCACTGCGCGCCGGGGCTCCGGTGGACGGCGCTGGCGTCGCGGTCGCCGAGGCAGTGGCCGGGCCGCTCGGGGTCAGGCTGGGCCGGGTGGCCCGCGCGTTGCGGCTCGGAGCCGAGCCGGCGGACGCCTGGCAGCCGTTGGCCGAGGTGCCGGCCGGCGAGCGGATCGGCGCTGCCGCGATCCGCTCCGCCGCCAGCGGGGCAGCTCTCGCCGGCGCGTTGGCCCGGGTCGCCGACGACCTGCGGGCGGGCCGGTCGGCGGCCGCCGAGGCACAGGCACGCCGCGCCGGAGTGCTGATCGTGCTGCCACTCGGGCTGTGTTTCCTGCCCGCCTTCATTCTCGCCGGCCTGGTGCCGGTGATCGTCGCCGTCCTCGGCGACGTCCTCTGA
- a CDS encoding DUF4244 domain-containing protein yields the protein MNTAEYAVGTLAAVAFAGILLKVLTSEGVQAALASVIDRALG from the coding sequence ATGAACACCGCCGAGTACGCGGTCGGCACCCTCGCCGCTGTCGCCTTCGCCGGCATCCTGCTTAAGGTGCTGACCAGCGAAGGTGTGCAGGCCGCGCTGGCGTCGGTGATCGATCGGGCGCTCGGGTGA
- a CDS encoding Rv3654c family TadE-like protein → MIGHRCRHRVLARTAGSGQRGSASLWLLAVGLVLVAAGLAGAMIGAARLARQQATVAADLAALAGAARALDGSTLICERAAELAERNGGRLVGCVVEGLEVLVAVEVPVLPSIGVNRPAVAQARAGPVHGPPAGAGQPD, encoded by the coding sequence GTGATCGGTCACCGTTGCCGGCACCGGGTCCTGGCGCGTACGGCTGGTTCGGGGCAACGGGGGAGCGCCAGTCTGTGGCTGTTGGCGGTCGGGTTGGTGCTGGTCGCCGCCGGTCTGGCCGGCGCGATGATCGGTGCGGCCCGGTTGGCCCGCCAGCAGGCCACGGTGGCGGCGGACCTGGCGGCGCTGGCCGGCGCCGCCCGGGCCCTCGACGGCTCGACCCTGATCTGCGAGCGGGCCGCCGAGTTGGCGGAGCGCAACGGCGGCCGGCTGGTTGGCTGTGTCGTCGAAGGGCTGGAGGTGCTGGTCGCCGTGGAGGTGCCGGTGCTGCCGTCGATCGGCGTCAACCGACCGGCGGTTGCCCAGGCCCGGGCCGGCCCGGTCCACGGCCCGCCGGCCGGAGCCGGCCAGCCCGATTGA